A region from the Musa acuminata AAA Group cultivar baxijiao chromosome BXJ1-10, Cavendish_Baxijiao_AAA, whole genome shotgun sequence genome encodes:
- the LOC135586150 gene encoding phosphoinositide phospholipase C 2-like isoform X3, which yields MRKAGVRSRPPIGHLVYQDMTAPLSHYFIYTGHNSYLTGNQLCSDSSDVPIIKALRRGVRVIELDLWPNKRNNNVKVLHGRTLTHPVKFIKCLRSIKEYAFKSSPYPVIITLEDHLTPNLQAKAAKMLTETFGKILYTPMLESPEVFPSPEELKMRIMISTKPPKEYPESKTKMTSLATTTSHKVPTICGRLFYPITKFFIKEKEHEGQKADEEASSEEASDHEAITNDHELNEHYQEEDPEEGNGKPPIEYKRLIAIAAKKLQGDLTEALKIDPHKVTRLSLSEQALEKAASSHGTELIRFTQRNLLRIFPKGTRITSSNYKPLLGWMHGAQMVALNMQGYGQPLWLLHGMFKANGGCGYVKKPDILLNDNPDQLFDPKATLLPMKTLKVTVYTGDGWRFDYHKSHFDTCSPPDFYARVGIAGVPVDTTMEKTQTIKDCWTPVWDADFEFKLTVPELALLCIEVFEHDVSDQDDFAGQTCLPVWELRTGIRSVSLCDRKGRTLKSVKLLMRFDFIFH from the exons ATGCGGAAGGCAGGCGTGCGGTCGAGGCCGCCAATCGGCCACTTG GTCTACCAGGACATGACTGCCCCGCTCTCCCATTATTTCATATATACGGGCCATAATTCGTATTTAACAGGTAACCAACTCTGTAGCGATAGCAGTGATGTTCCAATCATAAAGGCTTTGCGAAGAGGGGTGAGAGTAATCGAATTGGATCTGTGGCCGAATAAAAGAAACAATAATGTGAAGGTTCTTCATGGGAG GACACTGACTCATCCCGTCAAATTTATTAAATGCTTGAGATCCATTAAGGAATATGCCTTTAAATCATCTCCATACCCAGTCATAATTACTCTTGAAGATCATTTAACTCCAAATCTTCAAGCAAAAGCAGCTAAG ATGTTAACTGAAACTTTTGGAAAAATACTGTATACTCCAATGTTGGAATCTCCAGAAGTATTTCCTTCACCGGAAGAgttaaagatgaggattatgatttccacTAAACCACCAAAAGAGTACCCTGAATCCAAGACAAAGATGACATCACTGGCAACGACAACAAGCCacaaagtcccaactatttgtggTCGGCTGTTTTATCCCATCACCAAGTTTTTT ATCAAGGAAAAAGAGCATGAAGGGCAAAAAGCAGATGAAGAAGCATCGAGTGAAGAAGCTTCGGATCATGAAGCCATAACTAATGAT CATGAACTAAATGAACATTATCAAGAAGAAGATCCTGAGGAGGGCAATGGAAAACCACCAATCGAATACAAGCGTCTAATAGCAATCGCAGCAAAGAAATTGCAGGGTGACTTAACCGAGGCACTGAAGATTGATCCTCATAAAGTTACACGTCTTAGCCTAAGTGAACAAGCACTTGAGAAAGCTGCATCATCCCATGGAACTGAACTTATTAG GTTCACTCAAAGAAACTTGTTAAGGATATTCCCAAAGGGCACACGTATTACTTCTTCTAATTACAAACCGTTGCTTGGTTGGATGCATGGAGCACAGATGGTTGCACTAAACATGCAG GGATATGGGCAACCACTCTGGTTGTTGCATGGTATGTTCAAAGCGAATGGAGGGTGCGGATATGTGAAGAAGCCAGATATACTGTTGAATGATAATCCAGATCAACTCTTTGATCCTAAAGCTACATTGCTACCGATGAAAACATTGAAG GTGACGGTATACACCGGGGACGGGTGGCGCTTTGATTACCATAAATCACATTTCGATACATGTTCACCACCAGATTTTTATGCAAGG GTGGGCATAGCTGGAGTCCCAGTTGATACAACAATGGAGAAAACACAAACAATCAAGGATTGTTGGACGCCGGTTTGGGATGCAGACTTTGAGTTCAAGTTGACTGTTCCAGAACTTGCTTTGCTTTGCATCGAAGTTTTCGAGCACGATGTGTCGGACCAGGATGACTTTGCTGGCCAGACTTGTCTGCCAGTGTGGGAATTAAGGACCGGGATCCGCTCTGTTAGTCTTTGCGACCGCAAGGGTCGGACCCTAAAATCTGTGAAGCTGCTAATGCGCTTTGATTTCATTTTCCATTGA
- the LOC135586150 gene encoding phosphoinositide phospholipase C 2-like isoform X4, producing MPTSKVYQDMTAPLSHYFIYTGHNSYLTGNQLCSDSSDVPIIKALRRGVRVIELDLWPNKRNNNVKVLHGRTLTHPVKFIKCLRSIKEYAFKSSPYPVIITLEDHLTPNLQAKAAKMLTETFGKILYTPMLESPEVFPSPEELKMRIMISTKPPKEYPESKTKMTSLATTTSHKVPTICGRLFYPITKFFIKEKEHEGQKADEEASSEEASDHEAITNDHELNEHYQEEDPEEGNGKPPIEYKRLIAIAAKKLQGDLTEALKIDPHKVTRLSLSEQALEKAASSHGTELIRFTQRNLLRIFPKGTRITSSNYKPLLGWMHGAQMVALNMQGYGQPLWLLHGMFKANGGCGYVKKPDILLNDNPDQLFDPKATLLPMKTLKVTVYTGDGWRFDYHKSHFDTCSPPDFYARVGIAGVPVDTTMEKTQTIKDCWTPVWDADFEFKLTVPELALLCIEVFEHDVSDQDDFAGQTCLPVWELRTGIRSVSLCDRKGRTLKSVKLLMRFDFIFH from the exons ATGCCTACATCGAAG GTCTACCAGGACATGACTGCCCCGCTCTCCCATTATTTCATATATACGGGCCATAATTCGTATTTAACAGGTAACCAACTCTGTAGCGATAGCAGTGATGTTCCAATCATAAAGGCTTTGCGAAGAGGGGTGAGAGTAATCGAATTGGATCTGTGGCCGAATAAAAGAAACAATAATGTGAAGGTTCTTCATGGGAG GACACTGACTCATCCCGTCAAATTTATTAAATGCTTGAGATCCATTAAGGAATATGCCTTTAAATCATCTCCATACCCAGTCATAATTACTCTTGAAGATCATTTAACTCCAAATCTTCAAGCAAAAGCAGCTAAG ATGTTAACTGAAACTTTTGGAAAAATACTGTATACTCCAATGTTGGAATCTCCAGAAGTATTTCCTTCACCGGAAGAgttaaagatgaggattatgatttccacTAAACCACCAAAAGAGTACCCTGAATCCAAGACAAAGATGACATCACTGGCAACGACAACAAGCCacaaagtcccaactatttgtggTCGGCTGTTTTATCCCATCACCAAGTTTTTT ATCAAGGAAAAAGAGCATGAAGGGCAAAAAGCAGATGAAGAAGCATCGAGTGAAGAAGCTTCGGATCATGAAGCCATAACTAATGAT CATGAACTAAATGAACATTATCAAGAAGAAGATCCTGAGGAGGGCAATGGAAAACCACCAATCGAATACAAGCGTCTAATAGCAATCGCAGCAAAGAAATTGCAGGGTGACTTAACCGAGGCACTGAAGATTGATCCTCATAAAGTTACACGTCTTAGCCTAAGTGAACAAGCACTTGAGAAAGCTGCATCATCCCATGGAACTGAACTTATTAG GTTCACTCAAAGAAACTTGTTAAGGATATTCCCAAAGGGCACACGTATTACTTCTTCTAATTACAAACCGTTGCTTGGTTGGATGCATGGAGCACAGATGGTTGCACTAAACATGCAG GGATATGGGCAACCACTCTGGTTGTTGCATGGTATGTTCAAAGCGAATGGAGGGTGCGGATATGTGAAGAAGCCAGATATACTGTTGAATGATAATCCAGATCAACTCTTTGATCCTAAAGCTACATTGCTACCGATGAAAACATTGAAG GTGACGGTATACACCGGGGACGGGTGGCGCTTTGATTACCATAAATCACATTTCGATACATGTTCACCACCAGATTTTTATGCAAGG GTGGGCATAGCTGGAGTCCCAGTTGATACAACAATGGAGAAAACACAAACAATCAAGGATTGTTGGACGCCGGTTTGGGATGCAGACTTTGAGTTCAAGTTGACTGTTCCAGAACTTGCTTTGCTTTGCATCGAAGTTTTCGAGCACGATGTGTCGGACCAGGATGACTTTGCTGGCCAGACTTGTCTGCCAGTGTGGGAATTAAGGACCGGGATCCGCTCTGTTAGTCTTTGCGACCGCAAGGGTCGGACCCTAAAATCTGTGAAGCTGCTAATGCGCTTTGATTTCATTTTCCATTGA
- the LOC103969942 gene encoding lipid phosphate phosphatase gamma-like, translating into MRIIRRIHDQKVEHLPSFVPPSAAACRPPPADPVPRSRTVATGEMEDAPAAALKAVTLTHVRYPRGDSLGHFLAWVSLIPVFISFGGFISHFIFRRELQGLCFALGLIISQVINELIKSSIHQSRPSSMCAVLEVCDSHGWPSSHSQFMFFFSTYFSLLCLINGVGVSSPSSRRIISLLPWASAFLTLYSRVYLGYHTVPQVLAGSTLGLLLGAGWYWIVNTMLVDFFPAVEESAIGRFLYIKDSTHIPNVLKFEYDNARAARKKPAKD; encoded by the exons atgagaattATTCGACGCATCCACGATCAAAAGGTCGAACACCTTCCTTCCTTCGTTCCGCCCTCGGCCGCCGCTTGCCGCCCGCCGCCCGCGGATCCAGTACCTCGCTCTCGTACCGTCGCCACTGGGGAAATGGAGGACGCACCGGCCGCGGCGCTGAAGGCGGTTACATTGACCCACGTCCGGTACCCGCGGGGCGACTCCCTGGGCCACTTCCTGGCGTGGGTGTCCCTGATCCCGGTCTTCATCAGCTTTGGTGGGTTCATCTCCCACTTCATCTTCCGGCGGGAGCTGCAGGGCCTCTGCTTCGCCCTCGGCCTCATTATCTCCCAGGTCATCAACGAGCTCATCAAATCCTCCATCCACCAGTCCCGCCCCTCGTCGATGTGCGCCGTCCTCGAGGTCTGCGACTCCCACGGTTGGCCCTCCAGCCACTCGCAGTTCATGTTCTTCTTTTCGACCTACTTTTCCCTCCTCTGCCTCATCAACGGCGTCGGCGTCTCCTCCCCTAGCTCTAGACGCATCATCTCCCTCCTCCCGTGGGCTTCCGCCTTCCTCACCCTCTACTCGCGCGTCTACCTCGGCTACCACACCGTCCCCCAG GTGCTCGCGGGATCGACGCTGGGGCTGCTGCTCGGGGCCGGGTGGTACTGGATCGTGAACACGATGCTGGTGGACTTCTTTCCGGCAGTGGAGGAGAGCGCGATCGGGAGATTCCTGTACATCAAGGACTCGACGCACATCCCGAACGTGCTCAAGTTCGAGTACGACAATGCAAGGGCTGCCAGGAAGAAACCAGCCAAGGATTGA